The Actinomyces wuliandei genome contains the following window.
AGGTTTCCCACAATGAGCGCAGACGTCGTCCCCTTGGAGCCCACCTGTCCCGCTGGGCACTCAGGCCACACGAGTCACTTGCAGTGTCACGGCCGGACAGAGCCGCGCCGGTGCCGCGCAGTGACTACGCAAGTGATCGCATGCTGACCGCGCAGCCTCAGCAGCAGTGCCTCCCGGCAAGGCCCCGCAGCTCGGAGATCGCCGCCTGGGCGTCCTGGGCCCGATAGACCGCGGACCCGGCCACGAACACCTCTGCTCCAGCCTCGGCCGCCCGCTCGATGGTCTGCGGGGTGATACCGCCGTCGACCTGGAGGCGTATCCCGGCACTGCCCACGAGCCGACGGGCGCGCTCGATCTTGGCCAGCATCGGCTCCAGGAAGCGCTGACCGCCGAAACCGGGCTCGACGGTCATGACGAGCAGGAGATCGAACTCCCCCACGACGTCCGCCACGGCCTCGATGCTGGTCGCCGGCCTCAGCGCCAGCCCCGCCCGCGCCCCCAGGCGGTGCAGCTCGTGCGCCAGGCGCACAGGAGCCGCCGCCGCCTCCGCGTGCACGGTGACCACGTCGCACCCTGCCTCCGCATAGGTCGGCGCCCAGCGGTCAGGGTCCTCGATCATGAGGTGGGCGTCCACCGGCAGCGCTGTCGCAGCCAGCACCGCCTCTACGACAGGCATCCCCCAGGACAGGTTGGGCACAAAGTGGTTGTCCATGACGTCGACGTGCACGCCGTCGGCAGTGCTGACCCGGGACAGCTCGTCGGCAAGGTGGGCGATGTCGCAGTTGAGGATCGAGGGGTGGATCGCTGGTGACCTCATCATCGTGGCTCCTGGGGTAGAGGTACCCGCCTGCCCGGTAGCTGGGTGCGGTCAGGCGGACGGACTGGTAGCCGCGGCACCGGGCCGGGGCGAGGCGGCTGACACACCGGACGCAGCAGGGCGCAGAACATGGCGTCGGTGCCGTCCAGGTGCGGCCACAGCTGCAGCATCGGACGGGACGCTCCCACGGGCGGGCGACGAGCGACCTCGGCGGACAGGTGTCCCGCGTGCAGGACCTCGACGACCCTGCCCTCCTCGTCCTCCCTGTTTCCACTGCCCCCCCGCTCCAGGCGCCGCAGGACGTCCTGGACGACCATGACCGTCTCTAGCACGTGGGGAGAACAAGTGACGTAGGCAACGACTCCCCCGGGGCGCACGGCAGACAGCGCGCTGGAGAGCAGCTCGCGCTGGAGGACGGCGAGCTCGGTCACGTCAGCCTGGGTGCGCCGCCACCGGGACTCCGGGCGGCGCCGCAGCGACCCCAGCCCCGAGCAGGGCGCGTCCACCAGGACGCGGTCGTAGCTGCCCGGCTCCTGGCTGCCGATGTCACGTCCGTCACCGCAGCGGACCTCAATACTGCCCGGCGGCAGCGCACGGGCAGCGGCCCGCACCAGCTCGGCCCGGTGGGCGGCAGGCTCGTTAGCCACCAGGCGGGCTCCCCGCTGGGCGGCCAGGGACCCCAGCAGCGCCGCCTTGCCCCCAGGACCGGCGCACATGTCGAGCCAGCGGGAGTCACTGCCCTCAAGGCTGGCCTGAGCCAGTAGAAGGGCCACCAGCTGGCTGCCCTCGTCCTCCACGCCCGCCCGGGCCTGGGCGACCGCAGTGACCCGCCCGGGGTCTCCCTCCCCCATGACGACGGCCAGGGGGCTGACACGCCCGGCCTGCGCCCGCTGCCCGTGCCCGGAGGAGACCTCCTCCACCAGTGCCGGGACGGAGACGAGCCCGGGGCGGGCGCACAGGACTACCTCAGGGTCCTGGTTGTCCGCCGACAGCAGGTCGCCCAGCTCCTCGGCGGACCTGTCATGCGTGAGAAGTGCCTGTCGCAGGGCCTTGACGACCCACAGTGGGTGGGACTCGGTGGCCGCCAGCGCCTCCAGGTCGTGGTCAGCGTCCTGGTGCAGCCGGGCGAGCCACTCCTGCACAGACCTGCGGCCCACACGGCGCAGTACCGCGTTGACCAGTCCCGAGGCCCGGTGTCCCGACGTGCCCCCCACCAGGTCCACCGAGGTTGACACAGCGGCGTGGGCCGGGACACGCATCCCCAGGAGCTGGTGCGCCCCGAGACGCAGGACATCAAGGACGACGCCGTCCAGCGTGGTGGTCGGCTGGTTGAGGCACAGGCCGACAATGGCGTCGTAGCGGCCCTGGAGACGTAGCGTCCCGTAGGTCAGGGCGGTGGCGAAGCCAGCGTCGAGCCGACTCAGCCGGGCCTCCTCGACCAGGGAGGGCAGGACGAGGTTGGCGAAGGCACCCTCGGTGCGCACCCTGGTCAGGACCTCCAGGGCGATGGTGCGGGCAGGATCAGCCTCCCGGAATCCCTGCGTACGACGTCCCTGTGTACGCCCCGGTGCGCCGGAGCCGCCCCGGCCTGAGGATGCCCTGGGCAGCCCGCCGTGCCGAGGTCGCCTCCTCCTCCCGTCATGGTGCGGGACTCGTGGGTCACGGCTGCTGCGCCCGGGCATCACGACACCGCCTTGTCCTCGGTGCGTGGCTCAGCCCCTAGGAGACTGCCCTGTGGCGGACGTGCTCCTCGCGCCCACGCCTCGGCATCCATCCAGCTCCTTCCCGCTGGTGCCACCCTGCCCAGACGGACGGCTCCCACTCCGGTACCGACAAGGACCTCGTGCTTGGAGACACGCAGCTGGCCAGGGCGCAGAGCGGTCTCCTGCGGCACCGGGACGACGCTGCCCAGAAGCAGCCTCCTGCCCTGGAAGGTGGTGTAGGCGCCCGGGGCCGGGGTGACGCCCCGGACCTGGCGCGCCACGGTGGAGGCCTCCTCGGCCCAGCGGACACGCCCCTCCTCAGCGGTGAGCGCGGGGGCCAGGGTGGCCCTGGACCCGTCCTGGGGCTGCGCCCGGGCCGTGCCCTCCTCCAGGGAGCGCAGCACGTCAAGGACGAGGGGGGCACCCGTGGCGGCCAGGCGCTCCAGGAGGTCCCCGCTGGTGTCCCTGGGGCCGACCGGCTCGGGAAGCCTGGCGTACACCGGCCCGGTGTCCAGGCCCTCCTCCAGCCGGAACACACTCACGCCCGTGGTCTCCTCACCTGCGAGGACGGCACGCTGGACGGGGGCGGCCCCCCTCCACCTCGGGAGCAGCGAGAAGTGGAGGTTGAGCCACCCGTGGGCAGGCACCTCCAGCAGCGCTGGCGGCACCAGACGGCCGTAGGCCACCACGACGGCAGCCCCGAGGTCCAGGGACCGGAGCCAGTCGTCCACCCCCGGCTCCCTCAAGGTGGCGGGCGTGCGCACCTCCAGCCCCGCCTGCCGGGCCAGGGACGCCACGGGGGAGGGTCGCAGGCTCCGTCCCCTGCCTCGGCGCGCGTCCGCCCGCGTCAGGACCCCAACCACCTCGTGCTCGGAGCCCAGGAGGGCGTGCAGGCAGGGAAGGGCTGTCTCGGGGGTTCCGGCGAACAGGACGCGCATGAGTCACACTCTACGAGGTCCGCAGCGCCTGCCAGGCTAGGAACCCGTGGGTCCCGCGCAAGGCAGAAACAGGACCGGCTGCGGGAGCAGGTGGCACGCCCGGGCGAAGGAGCGGGCCTCGACGCTGGTCAGGGCGTACGGGACGTTTCCGACGTCAAGGACCGCTCAGGACAGGGGCCGGGGCACTCCTTGCGCCCTCTACCCCGTCACGAGGTGCGCCAGGCACCCCGACGGCACCGACAGCGCTGGTAGCGCCAGCAGTGCTGGTGGTGGCGCTGGTCGTGCCGACCACGGCAGTGACGGTAGCGCCGCGCACGCCCCCACGGCCCAAGCGGCACGCCGCCCCGGTGTCCCCTGGTCGCCCGTCACGGCAAACTCTGGTACGCTTGTACCACTTCAAGGCGCGAGCACCATGGGCTCGCTGCCCGGCACCGGACAGCGAGCACCGATAGTCTTGGCACATCGTCGTGCCAGAGAGGGAATCATGAGTTTCTCTGTGGACTCCGAGATCGGGAGGCTTAGGCAGGTCATCCTGCACCGGCCTGGCCGCGAGATGCTGCGACTGACCCCGCAGAACAAGGACAGCCTCCTGTTTGACGACGTCCTGTGGCTGGAGAGGGCGCAGCAGGAGCACGACCAGTTCGCCCGCACTCTCACCGACCAGGGGGCCGAGGTCCTCTACCTCGGCGACCTGCTGACCGAGACCCTGGAGGTTGCCGAGGCAAGGAGCTTCCTTCTTGCCGGCACGTTCAGCGAGGGCTCCTGGGGTCCGCAGCTGGCCGGGACGCTGCACGAGCAGGTCGAGGACCTGCCCGCCGCCGAGCTGGCTGACATCCTTGTGGCCGGCATCACCAAGAGGGAGCTCCTCGAACGGTTCTCCTGCCCCGACTCCCTGCCGCTGTCGCTCATGGGGGACGATGACCTGCTGCTGAGCCCCCTGACCAACCACCTGTTCACCCGGGACACCTCCTGCTGGCTCTACAGCGGGGTGTCCCTCAATTCGATGACGATGGCGGCCCGCCAGCGCGAGACCATCAACTACCAGGCTATCTACCGCTGGCACCCCCGCTTCGCCGGGGCGGACTTCCCCGTGTGGGTCGAGGACGTCGAGACCGGCGTCGCCACCGTCGAGGGTGGCGACGTCGAGGTCATCGGCAACGGAGCCGTCCTGGTGGGTGTCTCCGAGCGCACCTGCCCCCAGGGCGTGGAGAGGCTGGCCTCGCGGCTGTTTGCGGGCGGTGAGGTCACCCAGGTGATCGCCGTGGAGATGAGCAGGAACCGTGCCCAGATGCACCTGGACACCGTCATGACGATGGTCGACATCGGCACCTTCACCAAGTACGCCGACCTGGGGATGCTTCCCACCGTGACGCTGCGTCCCGAGGGGGCTGGCATAAGCGTGACCCGCAACGCCCCTGAGGACATGCACCGAGTCATCGCCCAGGCCCTGGGCCTGGACGACCTGAAGGTGCTCGTCACCCCCCAGGACAGCCTGGCAGCAGCCCGTGAGCAGTGGGACGACGGCTGCAACACGCTGGCCGTCGCCCCCGGTGTCGTCGTGACCTATGAGCGCAACGAGGCGACCAACGAGTACCTCGCCAGCAACGGCATTGAGGTCCTGGCAGTTCCTGGCTCCGAGCTTGGCCGGGGGCGGGGCGGCCCGCACTGCATGAGCTGCCCCACCCTCCGTGACCCGGTGCAGCCGTAGGCCAGGGCTGCGTCGCACCCCGGGCAGGACGTGACCGGGCCTCCTGGACCTGTCCTACCTGTTTCCTTCAGTAGTATCCGCAACACCTAAGGAGAGCTAGATGCCCCATCCACTGCACAACCGCAGCTTCCTCAAGGAGCTCGACTTCACGGCCGAGGAGTGGAAGTCTCTGCTCGACCTGTCCGCACAGCTCAAGGCGGACAAGAAGGCGGGACGTGAGGTCAAGCGCCTCACGGGCAAGAACATTGCCCTCATCTTTGAGAAGACCTCCACGCGTACCCGCTGCTCCTTCGAGGTCGCCGCCTACGACCAGGGGGCGCAGGTGACCTACCTGGACCCCTCGGGCAGCCAGATGGGTCACAAGGAGTCCGTCGCTGACACCGCCCGTGTGCTCGGCCGCTTCTACGACGGGATCGAGTTCCGCGGCAAGAAGCAGGAGCATGTCGAACAGCTCGCCGCCCTGTCGGGGGTCCCGGTGTGGAACGGCCTGACCGACGAGTGGCACCCCACCCAGATGCTTGCTGACCAGCTGACCATGCTGGAGCACTCCGGCAAGCCCATTGAGGAGATCTCCTTCGCCTACCTGGGCGACGCCCGCAACAACGTGGCCAACTCCCTGCTGGTCGCCGCAGCCCTGACCGGTATGGACGTACGCATGGTGGCCCCGGCCGAGCTGCAGACTCCCCCCGAGGTCGTGGCCGAGGCTGAGCGGCTCGCCAAGGACAGTGGGGCGAAGATCCTCATCACCGACGACGTCGCCGCAGGCGTGGCCGGGGTGGACTTCCTCTACACCGACGTCTGGGTCTCCATGGGGGAGGCTAAGGAGGTCTGGGACGAGCGCATCGCGCTGCTGCGCCCCTACCAGGTCAACGCTGCGCTCGTGGAGGCCACAGGCAACCCCGACGTGAAGTTCCTCCACTGCCTGCCCGCCTTCCATGACCGCAACACCACCGTGGGCGAGGACATCTTTGCCAAGACCGGCATGGACGGGCTGGAAGTCACCGACGACGTCTTTGAGTCGGAGCGCAACGTGGCCTTCGACCAGGCCGAGAACCGGATGCACACGATCAAGGCTGTCATGGTCGCGACCCTGGGTGAGTGGAACTGACAGATGCGTATCGTAGCTGCACTAGGAGGCAACGCGCTCCTGCGTCGTGGTGACAAGCCCGACGCCCGCACCCAGATCGCCAACGTGGAGCAGGCCGCCAGGCAGCTCGCTGAGCTGGCCAGGGAGCACGAGCTCGTCATCACCCACGGCAACGGCCCCCAGGTGGGTGTCCTGGCCCTGGAGTCGGCCAACGACGAGAGGCTCAGCGAGCCCTACCCCTTCGACACCCTTGGTGCCGAGACCCAGGGCATGATCGGCTACTGGCTGCTGCAGGCCGTGCGCAACGAGATGCCGGAGCACGAGGTGGCGGCCCTGGTCAACCAGACGCTGGTCTCAGCGGACGACCCGGCCTTTGCCAACCCGACCAAGTTCGTCGGCGAGGTCTACGACGAGGCCACGGCCACGCGGCTGGCGCAGGAGCGTGGCTGGGTGGTCAAGGCCGACGGGCAGTTCTTCCGCCGCGTGGTGGGCTCTCCCCAGCCTCAGGCCATCATCGAGACCGACACCGTACGAGCGCTGGTTGAGCGGGGCACGGTCGTGGTGTGCGCCGGCGGCGGCGGCGTCCCTGTGGTACGCGACGAGGACGGTCGGCTCAAGGGTGTCGAGGCCGTGATCGACAAGGACCTTACTGCCTCGGTCCTCGCCCAGGCGGTCCAGGCCGACGCGCTGCTCATCCTCACCGACGTCGACGGCGTCTTCACCGGCTACGGCACACCGCAGCAGCAGCAGGTTCCCCGGGCCACGCCCGAGGAGCTGCGCGGCATGGGCCTGCCAGCGGGCTCTATGGGCCCCAAGGTCGAGGCGGTAAGTCGTTTTGTTGAGAGTACCGGCGGCATGGCTGCCATCGGGCGCCTGGAGGATGCCACTAGGATCATCTCGGGTGAGTCCGGGACTGTCGTCACCCAGGACGTGAAAAACAACGGTCCACGGGCTGCCTGAGAGCCGAGGCTGCATCTCGTACGAGAAAGGAGGCGATGACTGCCAGCAGACTGCCACGGCACCCACGGCGCTGGTACCTGGCAGGTACCAGCCGCACCACCTGTCAACGTGAAGCAAGCACAAGGAAGTGACAACACATGACCAAGATCGTCAACTCGTGGAACGACTTTGACCCGCTCAAGCACGTCATCGTCGGCCGCGCGGACTTCTCCGTCATCCCTCCGGAGGAGCCTGCTACTTCTGAGAAGGTGCCGATCGACTCCGAGATGCGTGGGATGTGGGGCCCCCGCCCCACTGCCACGGTCGAGGCCGCCAACGAGCAGCTGGACAACTACGTCAAGATCCTTGAGGGACTTGGTGTCAAGGTTGACCGGCCCACGCCGCTGCAGTGGAACCAGGCCATCACGACGCCGGACTTCCGCACGGAGTCCGGGTTCACGCAGATGCCTCCCCGCGACATCCTGCTCACCATCGGCAAGGAGATCATCTCCTCGGCCAACTCCTTCCGCTGCCGCTACTTCGAGTACCTGGCCTACTGGCCCCTGATGAAGGAGTACTTCGACAACGACCCGGAGTTCCTGTGGACCCAGGCCCCTCGTCCTCGCCTGACCGACAAGTCCTACAAGCACAACTACTACGACGAGAAGATCTCCCTTGAGGAGCGTCTTGAGCGTACCGCTGCCAAGGACTTCGTCACCACTGAGTTCGAGCCCATGTGGGACGCCGCTGACGTCATGCGCGTCGGTAAGGACCTGTTCATCCAGCACGGCCTGACCACTAACCGCACGGCCATGGAGTGGTTCAAGCGCTACTACCCCGACCTGCGGGTGCACGCGGTGAACTTCCCCGGCGACCCCTACCCGATCCACATCGACGCCACCTTCGTCCCGCTGCGGCCGGGTCTTATCATCAACAACCCGCACCGCCGCCTGCCCGAGGAGCAGCGCAAGATCTTCGAGGCCAACGACTGGGAGATCGTCGACGCTGCTCAGCCCGCGCACGACACGCCCCCGCCGTTGTGCTACTCCTCCGTGTGGCTGTCCATGAACTGCCTGGTCATCGACCACAAGACCGTGTGTGTCGAGGCCAGCGAGGTCCACCAGATGGAGCAGATGGACAAGCTGGGCATGAACGTCATCCCGGTTCCCTTCCGTGACGCCTACGCCTTCGGTGGCGGCCTGCACTGCGCCACGGCCGACGTCTATCGCGAGGGTACCTGCGAGGACTACTTCCCGAACCAGATCGAGGACCCGACCCTCGTCTGATCCGGTAGTACCGGGGGCGGCGGCTATCAGGCCGCCGCCCCCGCTCATCCCTCACCAGCCTCAGTGCCCACACTGTCACAGACTTCCCCACGACTACAGAAAACACCCACCTGCCGAGCGGCAGTGGCGATAACCGCAAAGGAGCGGACGTTGGATTCATTGGGTCAAGCAAAGCTGAAGGGCTTTGCGTTCATGTTCCTTTCCTCAAGCCTCATGGGCGGAATCGGCGCATTCGCCCGGTACATTGAGGCCCCGGGGATCTTCATCTCCTTCAACAGGAGCTTTGCAGGGTTCATCGGGATGACCCTGATCTTTGTCGTCACTCGTCGGTTCAACAAGTTCAGGGG
Protein-coding sequences here:
- the argF gene encoding ornithine carbamoyltransferase, translated to MPHPLHNRSFLKELDFTAEEWKSLLDLSAQLKADKKAGREVKRLTGKNIALIFEKTSTRTRCSFEVAAYDQGAQVTYLDPSGSQMGHKESVADTARVLGRFYDGIEFRGKKQEHVEQLAALSGVPVWNGLTDEWHPTQMLADQLTMLEHSGKPIEEISFAYLGDARNNVANSLLVAAALTGMDVRMVAPAELQTPPEVVAEAERLAKDSGAKILITDDVAAGVAGVDFLYTDVWVSMGEAKEVWDERIALLRPYQVNAALVEATGNPDVKFLHCLPAFHDRNTTVGEDIFAKTGMDGLEVTDDVFESERNVAFDQAENRMHTIKAVMVATLGEWN
- a CDS encoding RsmB/NOP family class I SAM-dependent RNA methyltransferase; the encoded protein is MPGRSSRDPRVPHHDGRRRRPRHGGLPRASSGRGGSGAPGRTQGRRTQGFREADPARTIALEVLTRVRTEGAFANLVLPSLVEEARLSRLDAGFATALTYGTLRLQGRYDAIVGLCLNQPTTTLDGVVLDVLRLGAHQLLGMRVPAHAAVSTSVDLVGGTSGHRASGLVNAVLRRVGRRSVQEWLARLHQDADHDLEALAATESHPLWVVKALRQALLTHDRSAEELGDLLSADNQDPEVVLCARPGLVSVPALVEEVSSGHGQRAQAGRVSPLAVVMGEGDPGRVTAVAQARAGVEDEGSQLVALLLAQASLEGSDSRWLDMCAGPGGKAALLGSLAAQRGARLVANEPAAHRAELVRAAARALPPGSIEVRCGDGRDIGSQEPGSYDRVLVDAPCSGLGSLRRRPESRWRRTQADVTELAVLQRELLSSALSAVRPGGVVAYVTCSPHVLETVMVVQDVLRRLERGGSGNREDEEGRVVEVLHAGHLSAEVARRPPVGASRPMLQLWPHLDGTDAMFCALLRPVCQPPRPGPVPRLPVRPPDRTQLPGRRVPLPQEPR
- the arcC gene encoding carbamate kinase translates to MRIVAALGGNALLRRGDKPDARTQIANVEQAARQLAELAREHELVITHGNGPQVGVLALESANDERLSEPYPFDTLGAETQGMIGYWLLQAVRNEMPEHEVAALVNQTLVSADDPAFANPTKFVGEVYDEATATRLAQERGWVVKADGQFFRRVVGSPQPQAIIETDTVRALVERGTVVVCAGGGGVPVVRDEDGRLKGVEAVIDKDLTASVLAQAVQADALLILTDVDGVFTGYGTPQQQQVPRATPEELRGMGLPAGSMGPKVEAVSRFVESTGGMAAIGRLEDATRIISGESGTVVTQDVKNNGPRAA
- the fmt gene encoding methionyl-tRNA formyltransferase, whose translation is MRVLFAGTPETALPCLHALLGSEHEVVGVLTRADARRGRGRSLRPSPVASLARQAGLEVRTPATLREPGVDDWLRSLDLGAAVVVAYGRLVPPALLEVPAHGWLNLHFSLLPRWRGAAPVQRAVLAGEETTGVSVFRLEEGLDTGPVYARLPEPVGPRDTSGDLLERLAATGAPLVLDVLRSLEEGTARAQPQDGSRATLAPALTAEEGRVRWAEEASTVARQVRGVTPAPGAYTTFQGRRLLLGSVVPVPQETALRPGQLRVSKHEVLVGTGVGAVRLGRVAPAGRSWMDAEAWARGARPPQGSLLGAEPRTEDKAVS
- a CDS encoding serine/threonine protein kinase, with protein sequence MTKIVNSWNDFDPLKHVIVGRADFSVIPPEEPATSEKVPIDSEMRGMWGPRPTATVEAANEQLDNYVKILEGLGVKVDRPTPLQWNQAITTPDFRTESGFTQMPPRDILLTIGKEIISSANSFRCRYFEYLAYWPLMKEYFDNDPEFLWTQAPRPRLTDKSYKHNYYDEKISLEERLERTAAKDFVTTEFEPMWDAADVMRVGKDLFIQHGLTTNRTAMEWFKRYYPDLRVHAVNFPGDPYPIHIDATFVPLRPGLIINNPHRRLPEEQRKIFEANDWEIVDAAQPAHDTPPPLCYSSVWLSMNCLVIDHKTVCVEASEVHQMEQMDKLGMNVIPVPFRDAYAFGGGLHCATADVYREGTCEDYFPNQIEDPTLV
- a CDS encoding arginine deiminase: MSFSVDSEIGRLRQVILHRPGREMLRLTPQNKDSLLFDDVLWLERAQQEHDQFARTLTDQGAEVLYLGDLLTETLEVAEARSFLLAGTFSEGSWGPQLAGTLHEQVEDLPAAELADILVAGITKRELLERFSCPDSLPLSLMGDDDLLLSPLTNHLFTRDTSCWLYSGVSLNSMTMAARQRETINYQAIYRWHPRFAGADFPVWVEDVETGVATVEGGDVEVIGNGAVLVGVSERTCPQGVERLASRLFAGGEVTQVIAVEMSRNRAQMHLDTVMTMVDIGTFTKYADLGMLPTVTLRPEGAGISVTRNAPEDMHRVIAQALGLDDLKVLVTPQDSLAAAREQWDDGCNTLAVAPGVVVTYERNEATNEYLASNGIEVLAVPGSELGRGRGGPHCMSCPTLRDPVQP
- the rpe gene encoding ribulose-phosphate 3-epimerase, with the protein product MRSPAIHPSILNCDIAHLADELSRVSTADGVHVDVMDNHFVPNLSWGMPVVEAVLAATALPVDAHLMIEDPDRWAPTYAEAGCDVVTVHAEAAAAPVRLAHELHRLGARAGLALRPATSIEAVADVVGEFDLLLVMTVEPGFGGQRFLEPMLAKIERARRLVGSAGIRLQVDGGITPQTIERAAEAGAEVFVAGSAVYRAQDAQAAISELRGLAGRHCC